Genomic segment of Ranitomeya imitator isolate aRanImi1 chromosome 6, aRanImi1.pri, whole genome shotgun sequence:
ccctatgttttagttggggatgaggcgttccaactcagactcaatctcctaatgccgtactcaagccgtagtctaaactccacaagaagcatttttaattatcgcaagTTGTTATGTGGAatgtgcctttggtattttgaccttaaaatggcgtatcttactaacttgcatgcaactgcaacttgaaaatgtggaccgtgtagtgaaggcatgcatctgtctgcacaattttgtttccagacatgaacccctttttttttcttttttttttagtttatataaCCTTAATCAATTGTGAAAAGTTCAATCCATGCAAGAATATGAAATGTTATAATAACAGTTAAACTTTACTAAAAATATTTTGAAGACATTGTTAGTCCAACCTGATTGTTGgtagacatttttgcatatgagatcccatagggatgaacaaaaacatacacgATTAACTTGGGTACAAAAATTTTTTACACAAAACATTTTATTGCCAAAATTTGGTGATTGTTTAAACAGTAGTTACAGACTGTGATATTccgcgggcgtattgtctgcccaactgtaagctggactgctacattgcctttgCATTTCCATACTCGGTTCACCCTAGCCTCTGTATTGTCGTTTGTATGATGGCATGTCCATGGTTCTTGGTCTCGAGGAAGTGGGTTTCTGAGGGCCCAAAAATTCCTCAACTAGGTCATTAAATCTTTGCCTAAACATTATATTTCTGTGCGGCGGGATCTTTTGGACTACAGGCACATATGACAAAAGCAGGAGATTCCACTCATTGGTTGCATATACAGATTCACGGGATTGCAATTCCATTATTTCCCACCTTACatctctgtgttcactgcgacacagatCCTCTAAACGTTGGAGTCCATCTACAACTATGGCATCGACTTCATCTTTGGCAGATGATCGCTTGCGTCCACGGTGTGCTTGCAAACGTGCACTGACAACCGGAGCCACAGTACTTCTCTCCATTGATCGTGGCTCAAtcaggccagacacatcttcagcgcccatctgctggcttgtttcctgttgagatggctccggttcctctgcctctcgaggcgcagcggtactgcatatcgttctataacagaaaaaaatatttatttaagagATTTTAATTAAATACTTGTTCTTCTCTCACACCGAAgctttttacttacgagcgctggGACAACGTTTTCTGTAGAAACAACAATTGCTCATAATGAACATAAGGGGTGAcacgtttgccaccagatccactgggggtgttttggctgCTGCCGAAGTCCCATACAAATCGATCTCTAATGGATCTCCACCGGGTATGGACAGCATTggcttcaaagaaaaaaaacaaaaaaaattatttgacagcttgcaatctttacattttgcaagttaagttcagcaatatttaccaatttttatcTTAGAGGATGCCGACTTATTCAAATATCGTGGGTGCAACTGGCATATTATTTTCTCCCACAACTTCCAGTTTTTAATAATATCGtggtgggagctgtcactttgatcccatatGGATGGATTCGCTTCCACTAGTGTTATAAGTGTCTCGTTCtctatgtccaagggctcttcgcCAACCGCAATGTTCCTTCTTTTTTTGgcgggctgcttggactatgtaaacacaaaatgtTATATTAAAATGTATACGTTCATTTTTGGTTGCATAACTTTATCTCATCGCCAAAACTACATTTTATTATTAAGGACAGTTTATcctaatttttttcctttttaaaacaCTTTTAACTTTTTATAAATTATATTGCAATGTTTAATCGTTATTTTTGTTAGTTGTTCTTGTAGTGTTTGGTTTATGTTAtgatatgtatgtagttttttaaaCAGGGTTTTAAATGTTGTTATATATATGTTTCTTGTGTTATGTTTgttttgtatgtttgatttttttaatttaaaaaaaaggaaactaATTAGTATCTTTTTGGGTCAAAAACGAACATTTTGCGTGATATTTACCAATTCTAGGTGAGGTGAAGACAGACGgcgaggctgattttttttttttttcgtttttctacGGTGtagtaaaaaaacacacacatccgacgggcaCTACACACTCAAATGATGCATACAGAAAAATATAATACATAGAATTATACTTGCATTGCCTCTGATCGCTTGCAAGACACACACACTGCGTTGCTGGCGTTTTCAGAATATGTGTTGGCAGAGTATATGCTCCAAAATGGCtgcaatcatatttcctgtcacaggaccacatggaccaccctcattaACGCAATCCAACGTATTTGTCATTTggacattttgcttgatttgcgtctggctgcgttagcaatagacttcaatggcagaattagCGCTTCCGTTACTCTTGCGTTAGCTTGACCAGACCTGAAAACGCTGCAGGCCGCGTTCGAAGGTACGTCATAAAAAAATGAAtgttgcaaacgcatgccaattttgacatgcgcTACGATGCATCATACAAATGCAAGTCTGtgggtgcgttacaatgtccgttacattgcgttttgcCTACtcaaaaacgtgtccgttagacggactgccctagcgcaatgtgaacccagcctaatatataaagctgaatgtgtgtgtgtatgtatgtgtgtatgtccgggattggcatctgcaccgtcgcagctacagccacaaaattttgcacagtcacacgcctggaccttgagagcgtcataggctatgttgtgaggcgaaattttaaccccacccattccaattcaccaaacaattttacccctatctacataatggggaaaaagtgaaaggaaaagtgatggaggcaaattgacagctgccagatgtgaacaagagggacttaaagaatgaaagcgatggcgccaaagagtatataccgtacagttgctaaggtggggccctgacatgggatactcaccacacacggggatatgaacacacacacaaaatgcgccacacactaccacgtgcttgaacacatattaccctcagcacacatttcaccacacatacaccaacctcgccacataaaagtcgaaatacaaaaGTCGCCGCTTAAAACTCGTCACGCGCAAAATTCAAcatatgcaaaactcgccacatgcaaaactcgccacacgtgcaaaactcacctcatggaaaactcaccaaacacaaaacttgcacatgtggaaaaattgccacatgcacaaaagttgcaacacatgcaaaagttgcctcacacaaagcttgcatatactcaaaacgcaccacacataaaactcgccacgcacaaaacttgccatgcgcaaaattttctgcacacaacttgctacactaacctgtcacatgcaactcgacacacaaaaagttgctacacgcatgtcgccacacaaaactcatctcacaaaagtcgctacatgcatgtcgctacacgcaactcaacacacacaacttgacacatgaaactcgccctaaaacacacacaagtctggtattattcttcaaaaataaaaatctgattaataagcagacaaactacaagagcaacaaatgtaccatataggaaatccggcagctgtcagtctcatgatctgtctattatgtgtatgtgtgagctaatatatactgccagggggagggcttcctgttggctggggatttatcaggctgccaatagcaaccaatcacagctcagcttctattttgctacagttaattaatctgagctctgattggttaatataggcaacaaaggacattctcagtataacaaagcttgtgtgaggtaaaagcatgtcagttagggtgtgttggtggaaaggctgatgtcagtcacattacctctatgtgagaggatatagaaactgccagttacagactatttttaccacaataatgcctcataagaaaaggaattccatggaacaaatgtcagctgatgcgaaaagaaaagctgcattacgggccaatgaaaaatatgaagaccgagaaacaaggttgacacacatgagaacagcagctgcttcctcaaaagccaattaactttctgagcagagggaagggaggcttgcagacaagagaacaagagctgcttcctcaaggg
This window contains:
- the LOC138641489 gene encoding uncharacterized protein, whose amino-acid sequence is MSKQPAKKRRNIAVGEEPLDIENETLITLVEANPSIWDQSDSSHHDIIKNWKLWEKIICQLHPRYLNKSASSKIKIANAVHTRWRSIRDRFVWDFGSSQNTPSGSGGKRVTPYVHYEQLLFLQKTLSQRSTICSTAAPREAEEPEPSQQETSQQMGAEDVSGLIEPRSMERSTVAPVVSARLQAHRGRKRSSAKDEVDAIVVDGLQRLEDLCRSEHRDVRWEIMELQSRESVYATNEWNLLLLSYVPVVQKIPPHRNIMFRQRFNDLVEEFLGPQKPTSSRPRTMDMPSYKRQYRG